One genomic window of Haliotis asinina isolate JCU_RB_2024 chromosome 4, JCU_Hal_asi_v2, whole genome shotgun sequence includes the following:
- the LOC137282169 gene encoding uncharacterized protein, with product MLDMLQRPKPWQGLDARVKGHSLNVTFNIDKQTKKILSQSIDDPSLIKPEITVVTAYFNIGSFAKGSSANIFTPLKYKNWMKVFGYIRNRLVAYTDSQDVYDHFVNLRRRFPSNMTKVFLIDRYNLWSFSLADEIRSIYKKPNYPKHQPNTVNENYSCAMHAKFELVNKVLAEELFPTKYFCWLDIGLFRSIADEKKTFKLKIPKEWDQRKVAYSAISPFKKEETIAKVIKNNMVWVGGAMFLGTAEVLHNYTEDYMNTVKMLIKQRLMNTDQQVIYSMYLPSSQVKPRVQIQTFSRQHNPYDYWFYLGYLCRETWLKTQTPVNETVQ from the exons aTGTTGGATATGCTTCAAAGACCAAAG CCTTGGCAAGGCCTCGATGCTAGAGTGAAGGGGCATTCCTTAAACGTGACATTTAACATAGACAAGCAGACAAAgaaa ATCCTTTCTCAAAGCATTGACGATCCTTCTTTGATCAAACCAGAAATTACAGTGGTTACAGCTTATTTCAACATCGGCTCCTTCGCCAAAGGCAGTAGTGCTAACATATTTACGCCGCTCAAATATAAGAATTGGATGAAAGTTTTTGGCTACATAAGAAACAGACTTGTCGCATACACCGATTCGCAGGATGTGTACGACCACTTCGTAAACTTGAGACGCAGGTTTCCCAGCAATATGACGAAAGTGTTCCTGATAGACAGATACAACCTTTGGTCCTTCTCTTTGGCTGATGAGATCCGGAGTATCTACAAGAAGCCGAACTATCCAAAGCATCAACCAAACACAGTCAACGAGAATTACTCATGTGCAATGCATGCTAAGTTTGAACTGGTCAACAAAGTTTTAGCGGAGGAGCTGTttccaacaaaatatttctgctGGCTAGATATTGGACTCTTCCGCAGTATTGCTGATGAAAAGAAGACCTTCAAGCTCAAGATTCCCAAAGAATGGGACCAAAGGAAGGTCGCCTATAGTGCAATATCCCCCTTCAAGAAAGAAGAGACAATCGCAAAGGTTATTAAAAACAATATGGTATGGGTTGGAGGTGCAATGTTTTTAGGAACAGCCGAAGTGCTTCACAACTACACAGAAGACTACATGAATACGGTCAAAATGCTGATCAAGCAACGCTTGATGAATACGGATCAGCAGGTTATATATTCCATGTACCTGCCATCCTCACAGGTTAAACCTCGAGTTCAGATACAAACATTCTCCCGCCAGCACAATCCTTATGATTACTGGTTCTATCTCGGATACCTGTGCAGAGAAACATGGTTAAAAACCCAAACTCCTGTCAATGAAACAGTCCAGTAA